GGCTGAGGTGGTCGGACTCAAGTAACGAGGTCTCCGGAGAACCCGGGGCGGTTCAGTTTTTTGTATCAGCGCCACGTTCAATATTCAGAGATTGGGCAACGGAACTTCCTTCTTGGACTGAGTCGAGTCGTGCGGCGAACGACCTCCCAAGAATTGAGCTGATCCGAGCAGAGTCTTCTCTTGATCGCCTTCGGTTTGACAATTGCGGCCCGGCCGACGTCAATTTGGAAGTTGTCCTGCATGCCTCCCGCAACACGCCTTACATAATTGATTCATTTCGAGCCTATCTCCAGATGCTCGGTATTTCCGGCGACATTGACAGGCGACTCTATGCTGGCCGTTTGTGTTTCATCCCGGTTCACGCGTCGCAAGATAAAATCGAGGATCTCGCCAAATTTTCGTTTCTTCGCGTAGCGCGCATAATGCCAAAGCTCAGACACCTTTCACCAGTCCGATCTTACTCTGCACCCTCTCCAGCACCCGTGGTCCTGCCCTCAGAGCCCCCACTCAATCTAGATGTTCGAGCCGCCATTTTCGATGGTGGCCTTCCCGACATGCCATACCTTTCGCCTTGGGTGACAGCCCTCAACGCCGATGGCGTTGGCGAAGCGCACGTGGAGTGTCTTACCCATGGGTGCTGGGTTACGTCTGCTCTACTTTTTGGACCCCTTGCTGCCGGTGAGACAGCAAATCGACCGTTTGCACATGTGGATCATTATAGGGTTCTCGACACCGATTTTGATAGTGACGATGATCTCTTCGATGTCCTGACACGCATTCAAAACGTGCTTCAACACGGACGATACAAATTCGTAAACTTGAGTATTGGCCCGGATTTGACGGTCGAAGACAATGACGTGCATGCATGGACTGCAGTCCTAGATGAGCTTTTTTCCAGCGGAGAGATACTCGCAACGGTCGCTGCCGGGAATAACGGGCAGTATGATGCCGATGCCGGATTGAACCGGATCCTTGTTCCCTCTGATTGCGTAAACGGACTCACTGTTGGCGCATCGGACTCCTCAACAAGCGACTGGACACGGGCACCCTATAGTGCTGTCGGTCCAGGCCGCAGCCCCGGGATCATTAAGCCGGACCTCCTCGCTTTTGGAGGCGGGGACGCTGTCCCCTTCTCCGTTTTGGACCCTCAAGACCCTCTCCGGGTCAACTCCGTCTCCGGCACAAGTTTCGCTGCACCATCCGCGCTCAGATTGGGACTTGGTGTTCGTGCGCATTTCGGGGATTCTCTAAGCCCGTTGGCAATCAAAGCTATCCTAATTCACGGTACTGAAGAAGGTGATCTGGAGAGACATGAACAAGGATGGGGGAGGGTACCTGCAGACCTCAGGGATCTTGTCATATGTCCCGACTGTTCAGCAAGAATCGTTTACCAAGGTGAGCTCAATCCAGCCCAACACCTTCGCACTCCAATCCCTCTCCCAGAAACCACACTCGCCGGTAATGTGACGATTACAGCAACAATTTGCTTTGCCACGTCAGTCGACCCCGAAGACCCTGGGTGCTACACGCGGAGCGGACTCGAGATAGTTTTTCGTCCTCATGATGAGAAGTTTGGCAAAACGAAGGACGATGGAGGGAACTGGGTAATCTCGACCCATCCTAAGACAGCTGCATTCTTCCAACGGCGGGATTATGCCACAGAGACGGAGCATCGGCGTGACGCTCACAAGTGGGAAACTGTCCTACACCGCAAAGTCGCGAAGCGTGGCAGCAGCTTAAAAAATCCCGTATTCGATATTCATCTCGCTCCAAGGGCTTTCGGGGCACCAACGTTTACAACCGACCGCATTCGCTATGCGCTAGTGGTTACCGTTGAGAGCAGACGTAACCCAGAGCTCTACGACCAAATTATGCAGCGGTACAGAACCTATATCCGTCCGCTCACCCCCCTGATACAGATTCCGATTCAGACCTAAAACAGGGGGAAGAGTTTGCCGCCTATTCAGGTGATTCAGGACGCTTAGATCAACAAGAATTCGTGCACATGACGAAATCTGTTTGCAATAAAGGATGTAGCGTCCAGTATAACATGTCCGCCTTCTGCATGAAAAACTAAGTGACACTTTCCCTCTCAGCGGCCCGGTCACGGGCCACAATAAGGAGGGAAAATCATGTCATTCTGGAGTCAAAACAAACCCAAAAAACCTGCATCCCCACCTCTGGACACCGGCCAAGCGGTTCCTGTTCGGAGAAAGATTCACCGCAGTCCACCAATTGCGTTTGAAGCAAAGCAGCTCGCCATCGAAGCTATCGATTGCGGTGCCGATCGGCAAGATGTTGCCCAGGTTCTTGGCGTCAAATCCAACACCATCAGCACGTGGATAAAGTCTTATAACGAAAAAGGCATCCGCGGCCTTTGCTGCAAACCATCAGGAAAGAAAGTCCGCAAACAATGCACCGAGCTTGAGAAACGCATCCTTGCTCACCGCACTGACAAACCAAAGCATGGCGTGCGTCGCATCAGTGATGAACTTCGGATGCACGAAGGCTTGTCCGTCAGTCCGGAGAAAGTCCGCCAGACGGTAAATGACGCTGGCAGGAAACAGAGGTAGGTGAAACTACCCAGGGTTTTGAAAGAGCTATTCCCCCAGTAGTGAGGATGCAAAAAAATTCCTTTACCATGAATCCTAAGGCAAGGTGGGTATTCCGACCCAATCCTGCCACCGATTCCGATTGAATCCGGTCATTAATTCCGACGGAAAAAGGCTAACCCCCCAAAGTTGATTTGAGAGGTTGCAATATTCAATTTCCCCGCTAATAGGATCCCCTTCTCGCCCAAGTTTTTGCATCCGAAACCGTTTGCGCTGCATTACATTAGTGCCGTACCACTCAGGCTTTGCGAGTGAAGCCACTTTGGTGCGGACCACAAAGAGTTATTTGGGAACCTGGGAGGGTACTATGGACAAGCGTAAAATTAATTGGGGGGAGGGGCATCAATTTTCAATCCATCCACAAGACACAAATTGGAACGATATCGGAGGGGTCTATTTGTTCTGCGCTCAATCCTCACCAGGTAATTGGACCGCCCTGTATATTGGCCAGACAGAAAGCTTGGCATCTCGACTTCCAAATCACGAACGTTGGAGCGAAGCCTTCCGCTTTGGAGCCACGCACATTCATGTAAAAGTTGTCACGAGTGAGAGTCAGCGTTTGGCACTGGAGGAATCTCTATTAAGGAAGTATAAGCCACCACTAAATACTCAAAATATTTGAGGGGAAGAAGAGCAAGCATGTCTACAATATTTGACGTCGCCCACTTCAAAGAGCAAGGAATCCCCAAATCATCCGTGTATAGATGGGCGCACAATTGGCCATTTCTTATAGATTTTATCTTTGATAATCTCGAATTTTCTAACTAGATCATTGTATTGCTTCGTAGTAATCGTAGCACGACCGCTCGCCATCCTTCCTCCAGTACAATCTTTTCGATAATTTGCAAGCTCACCAATTATCGAGTCACAAACACGTTGAATATAGTAGCTCCCGCCTTTAAGAAAATGCTTGGAAAAGAAATCAATAAATGGCTCACCACCCACCGAATAAGCGTGCTCCATTGTTACCAGATGCTCATAGTGCCGTTCCCCCATTCTGGACAGCAATAAACTAACCTTCTCAGTGATCTCAACCAATTCATCGGATGACCGGTCAGAAAACGACTCATCAGAAGAGCCTACTGCACGGCAGAAAAGCTCGAAATTAATAATATTTTTCTCGTATGATTCTCGCCCCATAGGGGTCAATTGAATCACGCTTTCCAGTATG
This genomic window from Candidatus Latescibacterota bacterium contains:
- a CDS encoding S8 family peptidase; protein product: LRWSDSSNEVSGEPGAVQFFVSAPRSIFRDWATELPSWTESSRAANDLPRIELIRAESSLDRLRFDNCGPADVNLEVVLHASRNTPYIIDSFRAYLQMLGISGDIDRRLYAGRLCFIPVHASQDKIEDLAKFSFLRVARIMPKLRHLSPVRSYSAPSPAPVVLPSEPPLNLDVRAAIFDGGLPDMPYLSPWVTALNADGVGEAHVECLTHGCWVTSALLFGPLAAGETANRPFAHVDHYRVLDTDFDSDDDLFDVLTRIQNVLQHGRYKFVNLSIGPDLTVEDNDVHAWTAVLDELFSSGEILATVAAGNNGQYDADAGLNRILVPSDCVNGLTVGASDSSTSDWTRAPYSAVGPGRSPGIIKPDLLAFGGGDAVPFSVLDPQDPLRVNSVSGTSFAAPSALRLGLGVRAHFGDSLSPLAIKAILIHGTEEGDLERHEQGWGRVPADLRDLVICPDCSARIVYQGELNPAQHLRTPIPLPETTLAGNVTITATICFATSVDPEDPGCYTRSGLEIVFRPHDEKFGKTKDDGGNWVISTHPKTAAFFQRRDYATETEHRRDAHKWETVLHRKVAKRGSSLKNPVFDIHLAPRAFGAPTFTTDRIRYALVVTVESRRNPELYDQIMQRYRTYIRPLTPLIQIPIQT
- a CDS encoding helix-turn-helix domain-containing protein, with protein sequence MSFWSQNKPKKPASPPLDTGQAVPVRRKIHRSPPIAFEAKQLAIEAIDCGADRQDVAQVLGVKSNTISTWIKSYNEKGIRGLCCKPSGKKVRKQCTELEKRILAHRTDKPKHGVRRISDELRMHEGLSVSPEKVRQTVNDAGRKQR
- a CDS encoding GIY-YIG nuclease family protein; translated protein: MDKRKINWGEGHQFSIHPQDTNWNDIGGVYLFCAQSSPGNWTALYIGQTESLASRLPNHERWSEAFRFGATHIHVKVVTSESQRLALEESLLRKYKPPLNTQNI